Part of the Juglans regia cultivar Chandler chromosome 14, Walnut 2.0, whole genome shotgun sequence genome, GTTCTAATGTGGGTAATTTTCACTTTTGAGAGAAGAATGAAGGATGaggaaggaaatgagatttgGGGGCAaaagatgaggaagaaaaaTGTATATCAAATAAGAGAGAGACATGGGTTtcaataaagttttatatttaaagaCCGACCAGACCCAACTTATTCGGGCTGGGTCGGGTTCATGTCTTTCTGGTTTCGGGTCGGTTCGGGCTGGgtccaaatctttttttttttatcgggtTGTAGgcctactttttactattatttattactttttcattatttttttattattattcacaactcttCTCAACACTTATCACTacttaaatagaaaaaaaaaaataggacaGTTGTTCCTAACGTGTAGATCAGTACATGTTAATAATATTTGGCAGTGAGtgaataatatgatataatagaaataaatcaaaatttgtATCGCGCAATTTGGTAAAGTCATGAAAGATAGTTTGGCTTATTCGAGTGCATGTGCGCGTTGGCAGTGCCTCTAAAGGCAGAGACGGCCTATAGAAACAGCTTGGACGGACCAAAGATAGATCATATATGGACCCTTTAGCCATTTtagccaatgttttgaatactgtaccggacgacgtaccggtcaagacactgaaacgaaatatttcaatatcggtaccgtttcgagatagcatttcgggataacgttttgggatagtcgatatataaataaattatatatataaatatatatataaattatatttcaaaataatagtttatatataaataaattatatataaatacatatatatataaattataaatagtctagtctgaattaggggttaaaaaataaatttgtaatttgaaaaaacgaaaaaaaaaaatacacaggccgaaatataggccggtacaggccgaaatttaagCCGAAACGGCTGGTACagtccggtacggccggtattttggccggtacggaacacatatagtacctgtactggccggacggccgaaacgaaaaatttcgaccgtaccggccggtacggtacgaaatttaaaactttgattttaACTCCTTTGAAATGATTgatccaaattatatatatatataaacgaataaatttataaattaatatgatttcatatatatatattaaattataaaattatttttattatgaaatagaTCTAACGATAAAGGAAACAATATATACTACAAAACTACCTTACATTTCACACAAAGTTGTAAGACTTGTAAAATTACCGTGTATGTATtacaaattttaagaaaagaaatcgATTTAAAAATTGGAAGACTCGAGAAGTTATATTGGGTCTGCTTCTAGCAGAAAAGAAAATCAGCATTTGCTGCATTCAGTCAGTAACTCTCCTCACCTGTCATCATTATCAACCACTGTTTCAAAGTCCCAGACCAAGCAAGCCAATAATAATagtaacaataataataaaagctcTTAACGATTGAACCCACAACCATAATTCATGAAGAAGACATTAGTATTTCAACATGTGTTTGCTATACACACTCCATGAAGGCTCCTTGACATCATGTACAGCAATCTAAAATAAATACTGAATGAACTATACCTAAGCTGCTCATGTCGGCATAGTCTGCAATCTTATATGCTTGTACTTTTGCTCCCTGTTAAAGCATCGTGCACTCTCTGTCAATCCTTTGGATAAAAGGAGCTTCAATACGCCAACCCCCTCTTCCAAAGCGGCatcaatcttgaaaaaaaaaaggcaaaagcaCATTACTACAAGTGAAAACAAAAATGCCCTTTTGACTACTCAATCAAGAAAACAACCAAAGCCCCGTCAAACGTAGAACACTTGAGGCCTAGTtgggatagtgaaatgagatgtgatgatctgtgaataatagtgaaatattttttgaataatagtaaaatagttcgAGTTATGTTTATGGGGTTTTGAGaattgagagaaaaagttgaataaaaatattataaagataaaatattgttataatattatttttgttttggaatttgaaaaaattgaattgttttttgtgttttgtttgaaagtttggaaaagttgtgatgattaggtaaaatgattagatgaaaaaattgaaaatttgaaattgaaaaatagttatgtttgtgtttgtggtgtttggatattgagatgaaatgagatgaaatgaaagtatcttgctatccaaacgcctaagtCAGATGACAAAGCAAGCACTGAAGTTCCATGCATGGCCTGATGTTGTAAAACAAATGAATATCTTTGAAAAGAAACTAACAACTTGAATTAATATCATTCAGAATCTGAAAGGAGAATCCGTAATCCATTTGGAATCCCAATTTTGGTGAAATTCATATGCATTAGATGTAACAAAGAACCAAATTCACATCAAATAGCTTTGACAAAAGCTCCAAAGTGTTTTCGAGTATTACTATGGACTGGTTTCGGAATCCTAATAAGGTTCAGGTTGTGTTGAACGTACAGGTTTATTACACTGTAGTCTAACATATTCAAGAGCACGTAACCACAACTCACTCGTTCTTGGGCTGTTGCATTGAACTTTTGGAGCAAGAATGCTTTGGGATCCATTTGTCCAGGAGGCTTCCCAATACCTAACAAGATTATCAATGTATTTTGCATTACAAAAGGacattttttataggtaaggaGACACATTTTTTTGCATTACAAAAGACACTAAAACggatttaaaaaaagaacattaGAAAGGTAAGGAGCcacatttatattaaatttgggAAATCAAAACTAACCAATTCTTAACCGGGGAAATTCTCTATTCCCTCGAAAATGATCGATCACACTCTTTAACCtagtttaatttataaaaagaaaactgattATTTTGGAAAAACAAGACCAAAACTTATGAACAAGGAATGAAAGATGCTTAAACAACACTAGTTCTTTTTGAAACATACCCATTGTGGCTTCCATGACCTCCTTTGTGGTGAAGTCGAAGCACCCCACAGGGCAAGTTCAAGTCATCATGAAACTGCATCCATGGAACATAAAAGGTAAGGAACCGTAGCATCAATGTTATCATATGAGCAAAAGCTTTAAAGGTCATGCAAGAGAAAAATTACCACAAGAACACGATTAAGAGGTAGCTTATAATAAGCTGCAAGTGGTCCAGTCTGCAGTTAATCAGAGAAACATTAAACATTAGAGTCATGGCATAAAACCTGTATCCCAAGTGAAAATATCACCAACACAATAccattaaaaagtttaagaaaaaggaTTAATATAGGACTTATGTCTTACTAGATAGGTCTGCATGATATAGTGAACAGAACAGCTCAGAAGAAGTTGCACTTATTGTCATTGGTGACATACAAAGTCTATGGAGTAATCGCTCCACTTATAAGAAATAAATCATATGTTATTTAAATGACTTGATTTAATACGGATATATTAGCTGGAGCAAGCAACCAGTGACAAGATGAAAAACTTCACGTTGACAAGTACAagcaatgaaattttgttagaCACTGAAAATATATAGCTCAGTCACTTACAGATTCCCCACTAAGATTCATGTAAGTTTGAGGCTTCGCAATAAAAACAGGGACTTCATCAACAAAACCTGACAGAGATTGCATCCATGCATTTGACCAAGATAAACAAATAATTTAGGTAAAAAAATGTAGAGCATATACAAAGAGGGTAAGCTGAACAAAAAGTGAGCATGCCTTGCCCAAAGATAGCTTTGCAATGAACTGCGTTCATAGAGATCCCTTCTGATTCAGCAAATGCATCAATTAGCTCGAACCCAACCTGGTTTAAACCATGTTTAGAAtgtattataaagtttaaaaaaaaattataagaattatgAAGTTATATAGCATCTAAAGAAGCTGAAGTTTGGGACTTGAAATTTTGTGTAGTACATTGTGTCTGGTTCCTTTGTACTTATCCCCAGGATTTCCCAAGCCTACAAAGAGCCATGGGCGAGGAGTAGCAGTGCAGAAGCAATGCCTGCTTAACCTGTTAAGCATCTTGATTCATGTCCTCCAATGCCTAATAGGGGAACAAAACCATAACTCAAAATGGAAGAAGATCACCTTCTTTATCAAGTTTCAATCATCTGCAATGATTTATTccataagaaataagaaagtTTCAGAAAGAGAACCTTAAGTGCACATAATGATGTATAATAAAGGttcacataaaaattagaaatcacTAGCAACGATAATatcaaaatgagaaatgatttgtacaagcccCTTACAAGTCCTTGTAAAAAAGTGGTCCCACCaaaataaaagtgtaaaaaactattctttattagtatgacccacttttttacaaCGGACTTGTACGAAGCTTGTCTATTTGAagcttgtacctagcattactcgtTCAAAATACACTAAAGAGATCATAAATATGAAAGGAAAATCAGCTACTTTACTCCAAACATATAGGGTCTTGTCTGTTCGCTGTATAATGATCTACACAGAGTGGTTaactgtatatttttatatacaaatagAGGAAATGCATATAAAATGCAGGATAGGCACCTCTTTCAAAAACTCCACTCGTgacattttttctctttaattaattttaaaggtCCGGGTATTTATGTTTGTCATTCCACTATATCGTGACTTCAGGTAATTTTAACTTTACCATATTTACACATCTAAAAGACAATGCCCACAAACACAACAGAATTTCATTCATATGAGATCAAGATGCCCGTTGAACTGCTAACAAGtaagtttttttcttcctcgtgtatcaaaacccaaaatcaacagGTTCAAGCTATATATTTTCTAAGGTAAACATGCCTAAAACCTATACAGACAGGGATTATCTGCTTGTACCGAAGACCCAAACAATTAGATtcagaagaatttttttttatataagtaggTTCAGAAGATTATTAGACATAAATTCGTTAACACCCTATATTTtatcagcaaccaaacagaaaattaagaaatgatCGAAGCTTCATGTTGAGAAACCCAAGAAACCCAAGCGTGGAGTGGGCTTATACCTGCGGCGTGGAGTGGGCGGTGGAGTGTGGAGGTGGACGTCGACCTGCGGCGGAGGAACACGAGCTGCGACAGGTCTGATTGATCAACACGAGGCTCGAGCTGCGACGGTGTGGAGGTGGCATCTGTCATGGCCTCACTGTAGGAGAAGGAGATAAGCACGGCATGGAGGCTAGGGTTCGTGGCTGAGAGACGAAGTGATGAAGTTGAAGCCAACAGAAGAAACTGAAGTGTTAACTCAACTGGGAACGCACCGTTTAGAGTGGAGTCATGAAGGAACGCACCGTTTGAAGAGGATGGAAGACCGATTGGAGACGCACCGTTTTGCTGAGGATGAGCGCACCGTTTTATCAAATGGAGTTAACCACAATACACCGTTTCaagtagggctgcaaacggtccggtccggtccggttcggtccggtccggcaatggatcgaaaattttcggtccatcattttttcggaccggaccggaccgaacacccaaagggaccagaccagaccggcctttttttttttaattttttaaataattaataaaaaatttatttaaaatactaaattaaattaagtgacttattaatatggattatgtaacaaactcaataaaaaaatattttatatggtcaatgataataaattagatgaaaattatattattaatttatataattactatataattaactaattgatattatatatttattaattcatagaatattaacaagtgttaatagcatatttaaaattttatattattaatagtgataggttagatgaa contains:
- the LOC109001646 gene encoding peptidyl-tRNA hydrolase, mitochondrial isoform X1 translates to MLNRLSRHCFCTATPRPWLFVGLGNPGDKYKGTRHNVGFELIDAFAESEGISMNAVHCKAIFGQGFVDEVPVFIAKPQTYMNLSGESTGPLAAYYKLPLNRVLVFHDDLNLPCGVLRLHHKGGHGSHNGLKSVIDHFRGNREFPRLRIGIGKPPGQMDPKAFLLQKFNATAQERIDAALEEGVGVLKLLLSKGLTESARCFNREQKYKHIRLQTMPT
- the LOC109001646 gene encoding peptidyl-tRNA hydrolase, mitochondrial isoform X2; this translates as MLNRLSRHCFCTATPRPWLFVGLGNPGDKYKGTRHNVGFELIDAFAESEGISMNAVHCKAIFGQGFVDEVPVFIAKPQTYMNLSGESTGPLAAYYKLPLNRVLVFHDDLNLPCGVLRLHHKGGHGSHNGYWEASWTNGSQSILAPKVQCNSPRTN